One stretch of Mycolicibacterium fallax DNA includes these proteins:
- a CDS encoding nitronate monooxygenase, whose amino-acid sequence MPIATPWSASLGLRHPVVNAPMGGAAGGRLAAAVSAAGGLGMIGMGSAASAEALTAELAELGAVRPFGIGLVHWVTEAAPGLLDTALAARPDLLCVSFGDEWSWVSRARAAGISTATQVASVPAALRAVDAGVQVLVARGAEGGGHGEPRVGTLPLLAEVLDAVEVPVLAAGGIATGRALAAVLAAGAAGAWLGTVLAASTEALTRPADRDLLLAAASTDTVNTSEFDLALGYSWPSWQPERVLVDADGAALPVNAGQGVGAVRAARPAAVVLDDLCGQAAGLLGRWAR is encoded by the coding sequence ATGCCGATCGCGACGCCGTGGAGTGCCTCGCTGGGTCTGCGCCACCCGGTCGTCAACGCGCCGATGGGCGGCGCGGCCGGCGGCCGGCTGGCCGCCGCGGTCAGCGCGGCCGGCGGGCTGGGGATGATCGGGATGGGCTCGGCCGCCAGCGCCGAGGCACTGACCGCCGAGCTGGCCGAGCTCGGCGCGGTCCGGCCGTTCGGCATCGGCCTGGTGCACTGGGTGACCGAGGCCGCACCGGGTCTGCTGGACACCGCGCTGGCCGCCCGCCCGGACCTGCTGTGCGTCAGTTTCGGCGACGAGTGGTCCTGGGTGTCCCGGGCGCGCGCCGCGGGCATCAGCACGGCCACCCAGGTCGCCTCCGTGCCCGCGGCGCTGCGCGCGGTCGACGCCGGGGTCCAGGTGCTGGTGGCCCGCGGCGCCGAGGGCGGCGGGCACGGCGAGCCGCGGGTCGGCACGCTGCCGCTGCTGGCCGAGGTGCTCGACGCGGTCGAGGTGCCGGTGCTGGCCGCCGGCGGGATCGCCACCGGCCGGGCGCTGGCCGCGGTGCTGGCCGCCGGGGCGGCCGGGGCGTGGCTGGGCACGGTGCTGGCGGCCAGCACCGAGGCGCTGACCCGGCCCGCCGACCGCGATCTGCTGCTGGCCGCGGCGTCCACCGACACCGTCAACACCAGCGAGTTCGACCTGGCGCTGGGCTATTCGTGGCCGTCGTGGCAGCCGGAGCGGGTGCTCGTCGACGCCGACGGCGCCGCGCTGCCGGTCAACGCCGGCCAGGGCGTCGGGGCGGTGCGCGCCGCGCGTCCGGCCGCGGTGGTGCTCGACGACCTCTGCGGGCAGGCCGCCGGGCTGTTGGGGCGCTGGGCGCGCTGA
- a CDS encoding DMT family transporter, which yields MAWLILVLSGALEAVWATALSRSDGLTRPIPTAIFGVSVVISMFGLGYAMRFLPPGTSYAVWVGIGAALTVLVAMITGTEAASLAKVALLTGLIGCVIGLQLVSQ from the coding sequence ATGGCCTGGCTGATCCTGGTGCTCTCCGGCGCGCTGGAGGCGGTGTGGGCGACCGCGCTGAGCCGCTCCGACGGGCTGACCCGCCCGATTCCCACCGCGATCTTCGGGGTGTCGGTGGTGATCTCGATGTTCGGGCTGGGCTACGCGATGCGCTTCCTGCCGCCGGGCACCAGCTACGCGGTGTGGGTCGGCATCGGTGCCGCGCTGACCGTGCTGGTCGCCATGATCACCGGCACCGAGGCGGCCTCGCTGGCCAAGGTGGCCCTGCTGACCGGCCTGATCGGCTGCGTCATCGGGCTGCAACTGGTCAGTCAGTGA
- the yhjD gene encoding inner membrane protein YhjD has product MTTTDARAELPETAARPGVLARLRARWRWFDHVWRAQQRYNDSKGDFYAAGITYYTIFSLFPLLMVAFAVGGFILVNHPELLDSIEGQIKGVVSGELGEQLIALMDSAIASRTSVGVIGLATAAWAGLGWMNNVREALTQMWGSQRTVKPTFIRGKLSDLGALASAGVALGLTIGLTALGSTSLLADLLRWAGVPDSPLTSAALRAASIVMSVLVGWALFTWMIARLPRESASLRSCLRAGLIAAVGFEAFKQVASIYLKSVLTGPAGATFGPVLGLMVFAYVTARLVLFATAWAATARENLAPEIVPPGPAVIRNRVITRPALGPAAAAAAAAGVGGWLLGRRRRR; this is encoded by the coding sequence ATGACAACGACGGACGCGCGAGCGGAGCTGCCGGAGACGGCAGCGCGCCCGGGCGTCCTGGCTCGGTTGCGGGCCCGCTGGCGCTGGTTCGACCATGTCTGGCGGGCCCAGCAGCGCTACAACGACAGCAAGGGCGACTTCTACGCCGCCGGCATCACCTACTACACGATCTTCTCGCTGTTCCCGCTGCTGATGGTGGCGTTTGCGGTCGGCGGCTTCATCCTGGTCAACCACCCCGAGCTGCTCGACAGCATCGAGGGGCAGATCAAGGGCGTGGTGTCCGGGGAGCTGGGGGAGCAGCTGATCGCGCTGATGGATTCCGCGATCGCCTCGCGCACCTCCGTCGGGGTGATCGGCCTGGCCACCGCGGCGTGGGCCGGGCTGGGCTGGATGAACAACGTCCGGGAGGCGCTGACCCAGATGTGGGGCAGCCAGCGCACCGTCAAGCCGACCTTCATTCGCGGCAAGCTGTCGGACCTGGGTGCGCTGGCCTCGGCGGGGGTGGCGCTCGGGCTGACCATCGGGCTGACCGCCCTCGGCAGCACCTCGCTGCTGGCCGACCTGCTGCGCTGGGCCGGGGTGCCGGACTCGCCGCTGACCTCGGCGGCGCTGCGGGCGGCGTCGATCGTGATGTCGGTGCTGGTCGGCTGGGCGCTGTTCACCTGGATGATCGCCCGGCTGCCACGCGAATCGGCCAGCCTGCGGTCCTGTCTGCGGGCCGGGCTGATCGCCGCCGTCGGCTTCGAGGCGTTCAAGCAGGTCGCCTCGATCTACCTCAAGTCGGTGCTCACCGGCCCGGCCGGGGCGACGTTCGGCCCGGTACTCGGCCTGATGGTGTTCGCCTACGTCACCGCGCGGCTGGTGCTGTTCGCCACCGCGTGGGCGGCCACCGCGCGGGAGAACCTGGCCCCGGAGATCGTGCCGCCCGGGCCGGCGGTGATCCGCAACCGGGTGATCACCCGGCCCGCGCTGGGGCCGGCCGCCGCGGCGGCCGCGGCGGCGGGGGTCGGCGGCTGGCTGCTGGGCCGCCGCCGTCGTCGCTGA
- the trpS gene encoding tryptophan--tRNA ligase — MSAKQVVFSGAQPTSDSLHLGNALGAVKQWAAMQDDHDAYFCVVDLHAITVAQDPAELRRRTLTTAAQYLALGIDPARATVFVQSHVPAHAELAWVLGCFTGFGQASRMTQFKDKSVRHGADATTVGLFTYPVLMAADILLYDANLVPVGEDQRQHLELARDLAQRFNARFPGTFVVPDALIPKATAKIYDLADPSAKMSKSAATDAGLIALLDDPARIAKKIRSAVTDSEREIRFDPEHKPGISNLLTIQSAVTGTPVAELVAGYDGRGYGDLKKETAEVVVEYVTPIRARVTELLADPAELESILAAGAQRAGQVAERTVARAYDALGLLPRRS; from the coding sequence ATGAGCGCTAAGCAGGTCGTCTTCTCCGGAGCCCAGCCCACCTCCGACTCGCTGCACCTGGGCAATGCCCTTGGCGCGGTCAAGCAGTGGGCGGCCATGCAGGACGATCACGACGCGTACTTCTGCGTGGTGGACCTGCACGCCATCACCGTCGCGCAGGATCCCGCCGAGCTGCGCCGCCGCACCCTGACCACCGCCGCGCAGTACCTGGCGCTGGGCATCGACCCGGCCCGGGCCACCGTCTTCGTGCAGAGCCACGTGCCCGCGCACGCCGAACTGGCCTGGGTGCTGGGGTGTTTCACCGGCTTCGGGCAGGCGTCGCGGATGACGCAGTTCAAGGACAAGTCGGTCCGGCACGGCGCCGACGCCACCACCGTCGGGCTGTTCACCTACCCGGTGCTGATGGCCGCCGACATCCTGCTCTACGACGCCAACCTGGTGCCCGTCGGGGAGGATCAGCGCCAGCACCTGGAGCTGGCCCGCGACCTGGCGCAACGGTTCAACGCCCGGTTCCCGGGCACCTTCGTGGTGCCCGACGCGCTGATCCCGAAGGCCACCGCCAAGATCTACGACCTGGCCGACCCGTCGGCGAAGATGAGCAAGTCCGCGGCCACCGACGCCGGGCTGATCGCGCTGCTCGACGATCCGGCCCGGATCGCCAAGAAGATCCGCTCGGCCGTCACCGACAGCGAGCGGGAGATCCGCTTCGACCCGGAGCACAAGCCCGGCATCTCCAACCTGCTGACCATTCAGTCCGCGGTCACCGGCACCCCGGTGGCCGAGCTGGTCGCCGGCTACGACGGGCGCGGCTACGGCGACCTGAAGAAGGAGACCGCCGAGGTCGTCGTCGAGTACGTCACGCCGATCCGGGCCCGGGTCACCGAGCTGCTGGCCGACCCCGCCGAACTGGAATCGATCCTGGCCGCCGGAGCGCAGCGGGCCGGACAGGTCGCGGAGCGGACCGTCGCCCGGGCCTACGACGCGCTCGGATTGCTGCCCCGACGGTCCTGA
- a CDS encoding exodeoxyribonuclease III → MIVTTVNVNGIRAAVRERSTDNPGLLAWLKETRADVVCLQETRADDGQLTEALAPALADGWQLASALSERKGRNGVAVLSRVPITEVRAGCGHDEFADHGRYLEVDLDDGGQPLTVASIYVPTGEALTERQAEKERFLAATEARMAELAARAGSGGPDAVLCGDWNIAPAEADLKNWKGNLKKAGFLPEERAWVADRLSGGWVDVMRTLHPEVTGPYSWWSWRGQAFDNDAGWRIDYQLATAGLAGRAIAGGTERPGAYALRWSDHAPVTVEYAPRPADAAGPGQRDKIVGS, encoded by the coding sequence GTGATCGTCACGACCGTCAACGTCAACGGCATCCGGGCCGCGGTCCGGGAGCGCTCCACCGACAATCCCGGGCTGCTGGCCTGGCTGAAGGAAACCCGCGCCGACGTGGTGTGCCTGCAGGAGACCCGCGCCGACGACGGTCAGCTCACCGAGGCGCTGGCCCCCGCGCTGGCCGACGGCTGGCAGCTGGCCTCGGCGCTGTCGGAGCGCAAGGGCCGCAACGGGGTGGCGGTGCTGTCCCGGGTCCCGATCACCGAGGTGCGGGCCGGCTGCGGGCACGACGAGTTCGCCGACCACGGCCGCTACCTGGAGGTCGACCTCGACGACGGCGGCCAGCCGCTGACGGTGGCCAGCATCTACGTGCCGACCGGGGAGGCGCTGACCGAGCGGCAGGCCGAGAAGGAACGCTTCCTGGCGGCCACCGAGGCCCGGATGGCCGAGCTGGCCGCCCGGGCGGGGTCGGGGGGTCCCGACGCGGTGCTGTGCGGGGACTGGAACATCGCCCCGGCCGAGGCCGACCTGAAGAACTGGAAGGGCAACCTGAAAAAGGCCGGGTTCCTGCCGGAGGAACGCGCCTGGGTCGCCGACCGGCTGTCCGGCGGCTGGGTCGACGTGATGCGCACCCTGCACCCCGAGGTCACCGGCCCGTACAGCTGGTGGAGCTGGCGCGGCCAGGCCTTCGACAACGATGCCGGCTGGCGGATCGACTACCAGCTGGCCACCGCCGGGCTGGCCGGCCGGGCGATCGCCGGCGGCACCGAACGCCCGGGCGCCTACGCGCTGCGCTGGTCTGACCACGCGCCGGTCACCGTCGAGTACGCCCCGCGCCCGGCCGACGCCGCCGGGCCGGGGCAGCGTGACAAGATCGTCGGATCATGA
- a CDS encoding alpha/beta fold hydrolase: protein MRPVRDAIHLGSGEPVLLLHPFMMSQNVWKDVAPMLADTGRYEVYAPTMPGHNGGVKARMFLDTKELADDVERRMDELGWPTAHIVGNSLGGWVAFEMMRRGRARTLTAIAPAGGWRHFSPVKFEIVAKFLLGFPVWIIAKLLGAGRVLKFPFTRWFASVPISATPQALPEADLPAILDDVTHCAAYYQLLVKALLLPGLQELANADAPTNLVLCEKDRVLPHPRFARQFIRELPADTVVTRMDRVGHIPMFEDPARTAALITDFIEANRVPPAAEQPA from the coding sequence ATGAGGCCCGTGCGCGACGCCATTCACCTGGGATCCGGCGAACCGGTGCTGCTGCTGCACCCGTTCATGATGTCGCAGAACGTCTGGAAGGACGTCGCGCCAATGCTGGCCGACACCGGCCGCTACGAGGTGTACGCCCCCACCATGCCCGGCCACAACGGCGGGGTGAAGGCCCGGATGTTCCTCGACACCAAGGAACTCGCCGACGACGTCGAGCGGCGGATGGACGAGCTGGGCTGGCCCACCGCGCACATCGTCGGCAATTCGCTGGGCGGCTGGGTGGCCTTCGAGATGATGCGCCGCGGCCGGGCCCGCACCCTGACCGCAATCGCCCCGGCCGGCGGCTGGCGACACTTCTCCCCGGTCAAGTTCGAGATCGTGGCCAAGTTCCTGCTCGGCTTCCCGGTCTGGATCATCGCCAAGCTGCTGGGTGCCGGGCGGGTGCTGAAGTTCCCGTTCACCCGCTGGTTCGCCAGCGTGCCGATCAGCGCGACGCCGCAGGCCCTGCCGGAGGCCGACCTGCCCGCCATCCTCGACGACGTCACGCACTGCGCGGCCTACTACCAGCTGCTGGTCAAGGCACTGCTGCTGCCGGGACTGCAGGAGCTGGCCAACGCCGACGCCCCGACCAACCTGGTGCTCTGCGAGAAGGACCGGGTGCTGCCGCACCCGCGGTTCGCCCGCCAGTTCATCCGCGAGCTGCCCGCAGACACCGTGGTCACCCGGATGGACCGGGTCGGCCACATCCCGATGTTCGAGGACCCGGCCCGCACCGCGGCGCTGATCACCGACTTCATCGAGGCGAACCGGGTTCCGCCGGCCGCCGAACAACCCGCCTGA
- a CDS encoding bifunctional o-acetylhomoserine/o-acetylserine sulfhydrylase: protein MCVPAEVSQSTSFDPRKEKFVSTPTTADWSFETKQIHAGQQPDPATGARALPIYQTTSYVFNDTDHAAALFSLAEPGNIYTRIMNPTADVVEQRIAALEGGVAGLFLSSGQAATTLALLNVAGAGDHIVSSPRLYGGTYNLLHHTLRRLGIEISFVADPDDPQSWAAQVRENTRAFFGETISNPQGDIFDIPGVAEVAHADGIPLILDNTIATPYLIRPFEHGADVVVHSATKYLSGHGTAIAGVIVDGGTFDWTQGRHPGFTTGDDSYHGVVYADLGAPAFALKARVQLLRDLGSAGSPFNAFLVSQGLETLSLRVERHVANAARVAQFLADRDEVTAVHYAGLPSSPWHQRAQRLAPRGTGAVLAFELAGGLAAGKAFVDALTLHSHVANIGDVRSLVIHPASTTHQQLSEAEQRASGVTPGLVRLAVGIEGIDDILADLERGLAAAATAA from the coding sequence ATATGTGTCCCTGCTGAGGTCAGTCAATCCACATCATTTGACCCCCGCAAGGAGAAGTTCGTGTCCACCCCCACCACGGCCGACTGGTCGTTTGAAACCAAGCAGATTCACGCCGGCCAGCAGCCCGACCCCGCCACCGGGGCGCGCGCGCTGCCGATCTACCAGACCACGTCGTATGTCTTCAACGACACCGACCACGCCGCCGCGCTGTTCAGCCTGGCCGAGCCGGGCAACATCTACACCCGGATCATGAACCCGACCGCCGACGTCGTCGAGCAGCGGATCGCCGCGCTCGAGGGCGGGGTGGCCGGGCTGTTCCTGTCCTCCGGGCAGGCCGCGACGACGCTGGCGTTGCTCAACGTGGCCGGTGCCGGAGACCACATCGTGTCCTCACCCCGGCTCTACGGCGGCACCTACAACCTGCTGCACCACACGCTGCGCCGGCTCGGCATCGAGATCAGCTTCGTCGCCGATCCCGACGACCCGCAGTCCTGGGCCGCCCAGGTCCGGGAGAACACCCGGGCGTTCTTCGGCGAGACGATCTCCAACCCGCAGGGCGACATCTTCGACATCCCCGGCGTCGCCGAGGTCGCGCACGCCGACGGCATTCCGCTGATCCTGGACAACACCATCGCCACGCCGTACCTGATCCGGCCGTTCGAGCACGGCGCCGACGTCGTCGTGCACTCGGCCACGAAGTACCTCAGCGGGCACGGCACCGCGATCGCCGGGGTGATCGTCGACGGCGGCACCTTCGACTGGACCCAGGGCAGGCACCCCGGCTTCACCACCGGCGACGACAGCTACCACGGCGTGGTGTACGCCGACCTGGGCGCACCGGCGTTCGCGCTCAAGGCCCGGGTGCAGCTGCTGCGCGACCTGGGCTCGGCCGGGTCGCCGTTCAACGCGTTCCTGGTGTCCCAGGGCCTGGAGACGCTGAGCCTGCGGGTCGAGCGGCACGTCGCCAACGCCGCGCGGGTGGCGCAGTTCCTGGCGGACCGCGACGAGGTCACCGCCGTGCACTACGCCGGGCTGCCGAGCTCGCCGTGGCACCAGCGGGCCCAGCGGCTGGCGCCGCGCGGCACCGGCGCGGTGCTGGCCTTCGAGCTGGCCGGCGGGCTGGCGGCCGGCAAGGCGTTCGTCGACGCGCTGACCCTGCACAGTCACGTCGCCAACATCGGCGACGTGCGCTCGCTGGTGATCCATCCGGCCTCGACCACCCACCAGCAGCTCTCCGAGGCCGAACAGCGGGCCTCCGGCGTGACGCCGGGCCTGGTCCGGCTGGCCGTCGGGATCGAGGGCATCGACGACATTCTGGCCGACCTGGAGCGCGGCCTGGCGGCCGCCGCGACCGCCGCCTAG
- the metX gene encoding homoserine O-acetyltransferase MetX, with protein sequence MTISEIPTTVALPAQGEVGIVDIGELKLENGALLDNVSIAVQRWGELSPTRDNAVIALHALTGDSHVIGPAGPGHPTPGWWDGMAGPGAAIDTDRWCLIATNVLGGCRGSTGPGSLARDGRPWGSRFPQLTIRDQVAADVAALAALGITEVAAVLGGSMGGARALEWALAHPESVRAALVLAVGARATADQIGTQSTQIAAIKTDPNWLGGDYHGTGRRPDAGLEVARRVAHLTYRGEVELDERFGNAAQGGEDPLTGGRYAVQSYLEHQGAKLVNRFDAGSYVALSDALSSHDVGRGRGGVAAALAACPVPTVVGGITSDRLYPLRLQQEIAELLPGCAGLDVIDSPSGHDGFLIEADAVAALLRRTLELAGQ encoded by the coding sequence GTGACCATTTCCGAGATCCCAACCACCGTGGCCCTGCCGGCTCAGGGCGAGGTCGGCATCGTCGACATCGGTGAGCTGAAGCTGGAGAACGGCGCGCTGCTCGACAACGTCAGCATCGCCGTGCAGCGCTGGGGCGAGCTGTCCCCCACCCGGGACAACGCCGTCATCGCGCTGCACGCGCTGACCGGCGACTCGCACGTCATCGGGCCCGCCGGCCCCGGGCATCCCACCCCCGGCTGGTGGGACGGGATGGCCGGCCCCGGCGCGGCGATCGACACCGACCGCTGGTGCCTGATCGCGACGAACGTGCTGGGCGGCTGCCGCGGCTCGACCGGTCCGGGCTCGCTGGCCCGCGACGGCCGGCCGTGGGGCTCCCGGTTCCCGCAGCTGACCATCCGCGACCAGGTCGCCGCCGACGTGGCCGCGCTGGCCGCGCTCGGCATCACCGAGGTGGCGGCGGTGCTCGGCGGTTCGATGGGCGGTGCCCGGGCACTGGAATGGGCGCTGGCACACCCGGAATCGGTGCGTGCGGCGCTGGTGCTGGCGGTCGGTGCGCGCGCCACCGCCGACCAGATCGGCACCCAGAGCACCCAGATCGCGGCGATCAAGACCGACCCGAACTGGCTCGGCGGCGACTACCACGGCACCGGGCGGCGCCCGGACGCCGGCCTGGAGGTGGCCCGCCGGGTCGCGCATCTGACCTACCGCGGCGAGGTCGAGCTCGACGAGCGGTTCGGCAACGCCGCGCAGGGCGGTGAGGATCCGCTGACCGGCGGCCGGTACGCCGTGCAGAGCTACCTGGAACATCAGGGCGCCAAGCTGGTCAACCGGTTCGACGCGGGCAGCTACGTCGCGCTGTCCGACGCGCTGAGCAGCCACGACGTCGGCCGCGGCCGGGGCGGGGTGGCCGCGGCACTGGCGGCCTGCCCGGTGCCGACGGTCGTCGGCGGGATCACCTCCGACCGGCTCTACCCGCTGCGGCTGCAGCAGGAGATCGCCGAGCTGCTGCCCGGCTGCGCCGGCCTGGACGTCATCGACTCCCCGAGTGGGCACGACGGCTTCCTGATCGAGGCCGACGCGGTGGCGGCGCTGCTGCGCCGCACCCTCGAGCTGGCCGGGCAATGA
- a CDS encoding class I SAM-dependent methyltransferase, translating to MNATPRSLSFGSQAAAYERGRPSYPPEAVDWLLPTGARTVLDLGAGTGKLTTRLVERGLDVVAVDPIAEMLEVLSASLPDTPALLGTAEEIPLPDDSVDAVLVAQAWHWVDPDRAIPEVARVLRPGGRLGLLWNTPDQRLGWVRELGEIVGFDHDPLDAHSGLPAPFAEVARHRVEWTNYLTPKALIDLVASRSYCITSPAEVRTRALQGVRDLLARHPALTNSPGVALPYITTCVRADLPAGD from the coding sequence ATGAACGCAACGCCGCGCTCGCTGTCCTTCGGCTCGCAGGCCGCGGCCTACGAGCGGGGCCGGCCCTCCTACCCGCCGGAGGCGGTTGACTGGCTGCTGCCCACCGGCGCGCGCACCGTGCTGGATCTGGGCGCGGGCACCGGGAAGCTGACCACCCGGCTGGTCGAACGCGGCCTGGACGTGGTGGCCGTCGACCCGATCGCCGAGATGCTCGAGGTGCTCTCCGCGTCGCTGCCGGACACCCCCGCGCTGCTCGGCACCGCCGAGGAGATCCCGCTGCCCGACGACAGCGTCGACGCGGTGCTGGTCGCGCAGGCCTGGCACTGGGTGGACCCGGATCGGGCGATCCCGGAGGTGGCCCGGGTGCTGCGGCCCGGCGGCCGGCTCGGCCTGCTGTGGAACACCCCGGATCAGCGGCTGGGCTGGGTCCGCGAACTCGGCGAGATCGTCGGCTTCGACCACGATCCGCTCGATGCACATTCCGGGCTGCCCGCGCCGTTCGCCGAGGTGGCCCGGCACCGGGTGGAGTGGACCAACTACCTGACCCCGAAGGCGCTGATCGACCTGGTTGCCTCGCGCAGCTACTGCATCACCTCGCCGGCGGAGGTCCGGACCCGGGCGCTGCAGGGGGTACGCGATCTGCTGGCCCGGCACCCGGCGCTGACCAACTCCCCCGGCGTGGCGCTGCCCTACATCACCACCTGCGTGCGCGCCGACCTGCCCGCGGGCGACTGA
- a CDS encoding DUF3017 domain-containing protein has product MNTAAGWNWQAGVRRQWPIICVFLIFVGAFGLVAAGFWRRGALLIGIGVAVGAGLRLLLGEEAAGLLVIRSRALDFATMASAATAMMFIAATIDPLGTS; this is encoded by the coding sequence GTGAACACCGCCGCGGGCTGGAACTGGCAGGCCGGGGTCCGTCGGCAGTGGCCGATCATCTGCGTGTTCCTGATCTTCGTCGGCGCGTTCGGTCTGGTCGCCGCCGGGTTCTGGCGCCGCGGTGCGCTGCTGATCGGCATCGGGGTGGCGGTCGGCGCCGGGCTGCGGCTGCTGCTCGGCGAGGAGGCCGCCGGGCTGCTGGTGATCCGCTCCCGCGCGCTGGACTTCGCCACCATGGCCAGTGCCGCGACCGCGATGATGTTCATCGCCGCGACCATCGACCCGCTCGGGACCAGCTGA
- a CDS encoding bifunctional methylenetetrahydrofolate dehydrogenase/methenyltetrahydrofolate cyclohydrolase — protein sequence MTAMVLDGKATRDEILVDLTARVAALTAAGRTPGLGTILVGDDPGSQAYVRGKHADCAKVGITSIRRDLPADTTTEQLNAAIDELNADPACTGYIVQLPLPRQLDENAALERIDPDKDADGLHPTNLGRLVLGTPAPLPCTPRGIVALLRRFDVPIAGAHVVVIGRGVTVGRPLGLLLTRRSENATVTLCHTGTADLPALTRQADIIVAAVGAPHLVTADMVRPGAAVVDVGVSRVEGKLTGDVHPDVWEVAGHVSPNPGGVGPLTRAFLLTNVVERAESLG from the coding sequence GTGACTGCGATGGTGCTCGACGGCAAGGCAACCCGGGACGAGATCCTCGTCGACCTCACCGCCCGGGTGGCGGCGCTGACGGCGGCGGGCCGGACCCCCGGACTGGGCACCATCCTGGTCGGCGACGATCCGGGCTCGCAGGCCTACGTCCGCGGCAAGCACGCCGACTGCGCCAAGGTCGGCATCACCTCGATTCGCCGCGACCTGCCCGCCGACACCACCACCGAGCAGCTCAACGCGGCCATCGACGAGCTCAACGCCGACCCGGCCTGCACCGGCTACATCGTGCAGTTGCCGCTGCCGCGGCAGCTCGACGAGAACGCCGCGCTGGAGCGCATCGACCCGGACAAGGACGCCGACGGGCTGCACCCGACGAACCTGGGCCGGTTGGTGCTCGGCACCCCGGCGCCGCTGCCGTGCACGCCGCGCGGCATCGTGGCGCTGCTGCGCCGCTTCGACGTGCCGATCGCCGGCGCGCACGTGGTGGTGATCGGCCGTGGCGTCACCGTCGGGCGCCCGCTGGGGCTGCTGCTGACCCGGCGCAGCGAGAACGCCACCGTCACGCTGTGCCACACCGGCACCGCCGACCTGCCCGCGCTGACCCGGCAGGCCGACATCATCGTCGCCGCCGTCGGGGCGCCGCACCTGGTGACCGCCGACATGGTTCGCCCCGGCGCGGCCGTCGTCGACGTCGGGGTGTCCCGGGTCGAGGGCAAGCTCACCGGCGACGTGCACCCCGACGTGTGGGAGGTGGCCGGCCACGTCTCGCCCAACCCGGGCGGCGTCGGCCCGCTGACCCGGGCGTTTCTGCTCACCAACGTCGTCGAGCGCGCCGAGTCGCTCGGGTGA
- a CDS encoding NADH:flavin oxidoreductase gives MNTSPNVFSPAKLGPITLRNRVIKAATFEASTPEALVTDDLITYHRRPAAGGVGMTTVAYCAVTPGGRTDRRQIWMRPEAVPGLTRLTEAIHAEGAAISAQIGHAGPVADSRSNRADGLAPVRFFNPIAMKFARRATRDDILDVMAAHANAARIAIDSGFDAVEIHLGHNYLASSFLSPLINRRKDEFGGSLENRAKVARGVVRAVRQAVDEYGGGKIAVTAKLNMSDGVRGGINLDESIQTARWLQEDGGLDALELTSGSSLLNPMYLFRGGAPIKDFAAAFSPPMSWGIRISGKKFLREYPYQEAYLLKEARRFRAELTLPLILLGGITNRETMDLAMDEGFEFVAMGRALLAEPDLLNRIEADGRVRSVCNHCNECMPTIYSHTYCTLTGAPDR, from the coding sequence GTGAACACCAGCCCAAATGTGTTTAGTCCGGCCAAACTGGGTCCGATCACGCTGCGCAACCGCGTGATCAAGGCCGCCACCTTCGAGGCATCCACCCCGGAGGCCCTGGTCACCGACGATCTGATCACCTACCACCGGCGCCCGGCCGCCGGTGGCGTCGGCATGACGACGGTGGCCTACTGCGCGGTCACCCCGGGCGGGCGCACCGACCGCAGACAGATCTGGATGCGGCCCGAGGCGGTGCCCGGACTGACCCGGCTGACCGAGGCCATCCACGCCGAGGGCGCGGCGATCAGCGCGCAGATCGGCCATGCCGGCCCGGTCGCCGACTCCCGCTCCAACCGGGCCGACGGGCTGGCCCCGGTCCGGTTCTTCAACCCGATCGCGATGAAGTTCGCCCGCCGCGCCACCCGCGACGACATTCTCGATGTGATGGCCGCGCACGCCAACGCCGCCCGGATCGCCATCGACTCGGGGTTCGACGCCGTCGAGATTCATCTCGGCCACAACTACCTGGCCAGCTCGTTCCTGTCTCCGCTGATCAACCGCCGCAAAGACGAGTTCGGTGGGTCGCTGGAGAACCGGGCGAAGGTGGCCCGCGGGGTGGTCCGCGCGGTCCGCCAGGCGGTCGACGAGTACGGCGGCGGCAAGATCGCGGTGACCGCCAAGCTGAATATGTCCGACGGCGTGCGCGGCGGGATCAACCTCGACGAGTCGATCCAGACCGCGCGCTGGCTGCAGGAGGACGGCGGCCTGGACGCCCTGGAGCTGACCTCGGGCAGTTCGCTGCTCAACCCGATGTACCTGTTCCGCGGCGGCGCCCCGATCAAGGACTTCGCCGCCGCGTTCTCCCCGCCGATGAGCTGGGGGATCCGGATCAGTGGCAAAAAGTTCCTGCGCGAGTACCCGTACCAGGAGGCCTACCTGTTGAAGGAGGCCCGACGGTTCCGCGCCGAGCTGACCCTGCCGCTGATCCTGCTCGGCGGGATCACCAATCGCGAGACGATGGACCTGGCGATGGACGAGGGCTTCGAGTTCGTCGCGATGGGCCGCGCGCTGCTGGCCGAGCCGGATCTGCTGAACCGGATCGAGGCCGACGGCCGGGTGCGTTCGGTGTGCAACCACTGCAACGAGTGCATGCCCACCATCTACAGCCACACCTACTGCACGCTGACCGGTGCGCCGGACCGGTAG